The following proteins are co-located in the Gordonia polyisoprenivorans genome:
- a CDS encoding arsenic resistance protein, with amino-acid sequence MEHRQVPLYLLALIVGGVIGVGAPGLAPGLTHLVTPALAALLYVTFLQVPASGVIAALRDLRFLGAVLVVNFVAVPLVVGAMFPFLPGNEAIRIGMLLVLLCPCIDYVIVFTGLAGGDRRRLLVSTPLLLLVQMVSLPLFLMTFLGADLAAVVDVEPFLVAFGTLIVVPLGLAWATQWWSSGYSRSGHPRGQRFSEAVSTTMVPLMMLVLAVVVASQIPTVGDAAGAVLASVPFYVAFVVVMPCVGLVIARWARLDVPAGRAVMFSGVTRNSLVVLPLALALPAGFEAAAVVVVTQTLVEVLGMVACVRVVPRLLPMPV; translated from the coding sequence ATGGAACACCGTCAGGTTCCGCTGTATCTCCTCGCGTTGATCGTCGGGGGAGTGATCGGCGTCGGTGCGCCCGGCCTCGCTCCTGGGCTCACCCACCTGGTCACCCCTGCGCTGGCGGCCCTGCTCTACGTCACCTTTCTGCAGGTTCCCGCGAGCGGGGTGATCGCAGCACTGCGTGATCTCCGATTTCTCGGTGCGGTGCTCGTCGTCAATTTCGTCGCCGTCCCGCTGGTCGTGGGTGCGATGTTTCCGTTTCTGCCGGGCAACGAGGCGATCCGCATCGGGATGCTGCTCGTGCTCCTGTGTCCGTGCATTGATTACGTCATCGTCTTCACCGGCCTGGCCGGTGGCGACCGACGCAGACTCCTGGTGTCGACGCCCCTGCTGCTCCTCGTGCAGATGGTGTCGTTGCCACTGTTCTTGATGACATTCCTGGGCGCCGATCTCGCTGCGGTGGTCGATGTGGAGCCGTTCCTCGTGGCGTTTGGCACGTTGATCGTCGTCCCGCTCGGACTCGCCTGGGCCACACAATGGTGGTCGTCGGGATATTCTCGGTCGGGACATCCTCGGGGGCAACGTTTTTCGGAGGCGGTGTCGACGACGATGGTCCCGCTGATGATGCTCGTGCTCGCCGTGGTCGTCGCCTCGCAGATCCCAACGGTCGGTGACGCCGCGGGTGCGGTGCTCGCCAGTGTTCCGTTCTACGTGGCCTTTGTCGTGGTGATGCCGTGTGTCGGGCTCGTCATCGCCCGATGGGCGCGTCTCGACGTTCCGGCCGGCCGGGCGGTGATGTTCAGCGGCGTGACGCGCAATTCGCTGGTGGTCCTTCCGCTGGCGTTGGCCCTGCCGGCGGGGTTCGAGGCGGCCGCGGTTGTCGTGGTGACCCAGACGCTCGTCGAGGTCCTCGGGATGGTGGCCTGTGTGCGGGTGGTGCCACGGCTCCTGCCGATGCCGGTGTGA
- a CDS encoding heavy metal translocating P-type ATPase: MSTVRPRRSWHTIALSVPSARWALIAVVLGAAGALLDVCGGPGWAATLAYLGCYLSGGWQPTLDGLRALRARTLDVDLLMIVAAIGAAAIGQVFDGALLVVIFATSGALEDLATRRTEESIRGLLDLAPDQATLVADDGIVETVAASTLVPGDVVAIRPGERLPADGIVVEGASDVDQASITGEPLPAPKSLGDKVFAGTLNGTGALRIRVDTAAGDTVVARIVAMVDEASSTKASTQLFIEKVERVYSVVVVCATLAVFAVPLAFGEDLRTSLLRAMTFMIVASPCAVVLATMPPLLAAMATASRHGVLVKSAVALENSARISCVALDKTGTLTTGAPAVTAVIELDNPRRRHRDEILAIAAAAEQHSEHPVGRAIVAAAADAGWTPQPVSRFAAIPGHGVRARVGDHDVEIVNASAPTADAGIRARAATTTATTVVVHVDDAAVGVIELRDQPRAEARAAVASLRAATGTSPILLTGDNDSAATDLAHRVGIGDVRAGLLPEDKVAAVGELRVGGHRVAVVGDGVNDAPALATADVGIAMGGIGSEVTLDTADIVIVGDDLTAVPAILRLAGRARRIVVANLVIAATVIAVLVTWDIVGTLPLPLGVAGHEGSTILVALNGLRLLSRRAWPADTDGGSA, from the coding sequence ATGAGCACTGTACGACCGCGCCGCTCCTGGCACACGATCGCGTTGTCGGTGCCGTCGGCGCGGTGGGCACTGATCGCGGTCGTGCTGGGCGCCGCGGGCGCGCTCCTGGATGTGTGCGGTGGTCCCGGATGGGCGGCTACCCTCGCCTACCTCGGCTGTTATCTCAGCGGCGGGTGGCAACCGACCCTCGACGGGCTGCGGGCCCTGCGTGCCCGAACTCTCGACGTCGACCTGCTGATGATCGTCGCCGCGATCGGCGCGGCCGCGATCGGGCAGGTCTTCGACGGAGCGTTGTTGGTCGTCATCTTCGCGACGTCGGGTGCACTCGAGGATCTGGCCACACGGCGCACCGAGGAATCGATCCGCGGCCTGCTCGACCTGGCGCCCGATCAGGCCACTCTGGTCGCCGACGACGGCATCGTCGAGACCGTTGCGGCGTCGACACTCGTACCCGGCGACGTCGTCGCGATCCGGCCCGGCGAACGACTACCGGCCGACGGGATCGTCGTCGAGGGCGCCAGCGATGTCGACCAGGCCTCGATCACCGGCGAACCACTACCTGCGCCGAAGTCCCTGGGCGACAAGGTGTTCGCCGGCACGTTGAACGGTACCGGGGCCCTGCGCATCCGGGTCGACACCGCAGCGGGAGACACAGTGGTCGCCCGCATCGTGGCAATGGTCGACGAGGCCTCGTCGACCAAGGCGTCCACCCAGCTGTTCATCGAGAAGGTCGAGCGCGTGTATTCGGTCGTGGTCGTCTGCGCCACACTCGCGGTGTTCGCGGTACCGCTCGCCTTCGGCGAGGACCTGCGGACCAGCCTTCTGCGCGCCATGACGTTCATGATCGTGGCATCGCCATGCGCGGTGGTCCTGGCGACGATGCCACCGTTGCTGGCGGCGATGGCCACCGCGAGCCGGCACGGCGTACTGGTGAAATCTGCTGTAGCCCTGGAGAATTCGGCCCGGATCAGCTGTGTCGCACTGGACAAGACCGGCACCCTGACCACCGGCGCGCCCGCGGTCACCGCCGTCATCGAACTCGACAACCCCCGTCGACGGCACCGCGACGAGATACTGGCGATCGCGGCCGCAGCCGAGCAACACAGTGAACACCCGGTCGGCCGCGCCATCGTCGCCGCCGCGGCCGACGCCGGATGGACCCCGCAACCGGTCAGTCGATTCGCCGCGATTCCCGGTCACGGTGTTCGAGCGCGCGTCGGCGACCACGACGTGGAGATCGTCAACGCCTCCGCACCGACCGCCGATGCCGGCATCCGGGCTCGTGCTGCGACCACCACGGCAACGACGGTCGTGGTGCACGTCGACGATGCAGCGGTGGGCGTGATCGAACTGCGCGATCAACCACGTGCAGAGGCGAGAGCGGCAGTGGCGTCCCTCCGTGCGGCGACAGGTACGTCCCCGATCCTGCTCACGGGCGACAATGACTCTGCGGCAACAGATCTAGCACATCGAGTGGGAATCGGGGACGTCCGGGCCGGACTGCTCCCCGAGGACAAGGTGGCCGCGGTCGGCGAGCTTCGGGTGGGTGGGCACCGGGTGGCCGTGGTGGGCGACGGCGTCAACGACGCACCGGCACTGGCCACCGCCGATGTCGGTATCGCGATGGGTGGTATCGGCTCGGAGGTCACCCTCGACACCGCCGACATCGTCATCGTCGGCGACGACCTGACAGCCGTGCCCGCGATCCTGCGCCTAGCCGGTCGAGCCCGCCGGATCGTGGTGGCCAATCTGGTGATCGCGGCGACCGTCATCGCGGTCCTCGTCACATGGGACATCGTCGGAACCCTGCCCCTGCCGCTGGGTGTTGCCGGCCACGAGGGATCGACGATTCTGGTGGCGCTCAACGGTCTACGCCTGCTCTCGCGTCGCGCGTGGCCGGCCGACACCGACGGCGGATCAGCGTAA
- a CDS encoding YceI family protein, which produces MVSTTWELSAADGTVTVRTDVTGPAARTGHRLAIEMTEWTAQVRWAGTEPDSLTARVVVDSLQVRSGGGGVTPMSGPERAVARVNALKSLKAGKFREIEYESSSIIKSDNGYRVEGAVCILGRSRPHPVELTVSDASGRWHITTETSLVQTDFGIKPYALMMGALKVADEVTVTIEVDHLR; this is translated from the coding sequence ATGGTTTCGACGACGTGGGAGCTGTCGGCCGCCGATGGGACGGTGACGGTGCGCACCGACGTGACGGGTCCGGCCGCGCGCACCGGTCACCGACTGGCGATCGAGATGACCGAATGGACCGCGCAGGTGCGGTGGGCCGGCACCGAGCCGGACTCGCTGACCGCGCGGGTCGTCGTCGATTCGTTGCAGGTCCGCTCCGGCGGGGGTGGGGTCACGCCGATGTCGGGTCCGGAACGTGCGGTGGCGAGGGTCAACGCCCTGAAATCGCTCAAGGCGGGCAAGTTTCGTGAAATCGAATACGAGTCCAGCTCGATCATCAAGTCCGACAACGGTTATCGCGTGGAGGGTGCGGTGTGCATCCTCGGTCGCAGTCGTCCTCACCCAGTGGAGCTGACGGTCAGCGACGCCTCGGGCCGGTGGCACATCACCACCGAGACATCGCTGGTGCAGACCGACTTCGGGATCAAGCCGTACGCGCTGATGATGGGTGCACTCAAGGTTGCCGACGAGGTGACCGTGACGATCGAGGTGGACCATCTCCGGTGA
- a CDS encoding carboxyl transferase domain-containing protein produces MFTRIAIVNRGESAVRLIHAVRGLCAETGQSIEVVALHTDVDRNATFVREADIAYDLGPAAERPYLNLKVLERALLETGADAAWVGWGFVAEDPLFAELCDRIGVTFIGPSAEAMRKLGDKIGAKLIAEEVGVPVAPWSRGAVDSVEEAVTAAADIGYPLMLKATAGGGGRGIRVITNDEDLRDAYARTRDEAARAFGSGVVFLERLVTGARHVEVQVIADGQGTAWALGVRDCSVQRRNQKIIEESASPVLSPEQVAELKASAERLAVAVGYCGAATVEFLYHPGEKLFAFLEVNTRLQVEHPITETTTGFDLVRAQLHVASGNKLEGEPPAERGHAIEARLNAEDPDRDFAPAPGRIARLELPAGPGIRVDTGVSAGDTIPADFDSMIAKIIAYGRDRDEALGRLRRAMTETRVIIEGGATNKSFVLELLNQPEVIDGSADTGWIDRVRAEGGLVAHRHSAIALAAAAIDAYEEEELVERRRLLSTASGGRPQVQHDSGRPLDLKLRGATYRVRVARIGAHRFRVGIESGDQTYSADVDLERFDEHAAQLVINHVRYRLITDTHGPVHLVDVDGVTHRVSRDEGGVVRSPAPALVVATPLEVGDEVEAGAPVLVLESMKMETVLRAPVRSRLKECVVSVGTQVETGAALMRLEPLADDDDADAAEEATEGVELELPSMPTDIEPHERSTRTLEDLRSQLLGYDVDPHDRTRLLDDYLAVRHAVIESGRRPLSDELELITVFADLAELSQNRPSEDQMGVEHVHSARENFHTYLQSLDVERDGLPQSFHDQLSRALAHYGVTDLDRTPELEAAVFRVFLALQNPSDSVTSVSTLLREWLGEPTPREELQDRVGVALDKLVSATQLRFPAIADLARGVVYSWYGQPLLRRNRARVYGELREHLRYLDANPEAADRDEHIADMVRSTEPLVRLLGQRMVRGIADNTVMLEVLTRRYYGNKGLRDVRVQEFGGASFVIAERNGLSLVSAAVRFDELDTVLGGLAEMARGVASVDADVYLSWEEQPGDFDAMADALHERISAASLPQQVHRLTIAVAGSNEALMHHHFTFRPSSTGMVEERLIRGLHPYIAQRMQMERLRKFDLTRLPSADDEEVYLFHCVAKENPSDERLIAFAQVRDLTALRETDGKLLTLPRAESILSSCVDSIRRAQRRSNLTSTTNRIVMYVWPPIDGARDNLQTIADHIRGTAAGVGLEEVLLIARQRDRETGELTKVAVRFAVNAAGGFDVIVGELSDEPIEPVDAFRQKVLRAARRNTVYPYELVGLLGSFDEYDLDDEQRLVPVDRPRGRNSAAIVAGVITTPTDKYPQGVTRVVLLGDPTKSLGALSEPECARVIAALDLAESMQVPLEWYALSSGARISMDSGTENMDWVARALKRVVEFTQAGGEINIVVAGINVGAQPYWNAESTMLMHTKGILVMTPDSAMVLTGKQSLDFSGGVSAEDNFGIGGYDRVMGPNGQAQYWAPNLVSARDVLMSHYDHTYIVPGEQTPRRAESSDPVARDISDYPHVLSGSDFTTVGQIFSSAHNPDRKKPFDIRTVMRAVADQDQAVLERWAGMADAETAVVCDVHLGGIPVCLLGIESREVQRRGYKPTDGPDTYTAGTLFPQSSKKAARAINVASGNRPLVVLANLSGFDGSPESMRKLQLEYGAEIGRAIVNFRGPIVFCVISRYHGGAFVVFSKALNPNMTVLAIDGSFASVLGGAPAAAVVFAGEVGKRTAADARVREVEARLAHASGADRPAINAELADIRQSVRAEKISELAAEFDSVHSIRRAVEVGSVDAVIDAAELRPRIIAAIESNPVWAGAGARMATS; encoded by the coding sequence ATGTTCACTCGCATTGCCATCGTGAACCGTGGTGAGTCGGCCGTCCGTCTCATTCACGCCGTTCGGGGCCTGTGCGCAGAAACAGGACAGTCGATAGAGGTCGTCGCACTGCACACCGATGTGGATCGCAACGCGACCTTCGTCCGTGAGGCCGACATCGCCTACGACCTCGGCCCGGCGGCCGAGCGCCCGTACCTGAACCTCAAGGTGCTCGAGCGCGCACTGCTCGAGACCGGCGCCGACGCGGCGTGGGTCGGCTGGGGATTCGTGGCCGAGGACCCGCTGTTCGCCGAACTGTGCGACCGGATCGGCGTCACCTTCATCGGCCCGTCGGCCGAGGCCATGCGCAAGCTCGGTGACAAGATCGGCGCCAAGCTCATCGCCGAAGAGGTCGGTGTGCCCGTCGCCCCGTGGAGCCGCGGTGCGGTCGACAGCGTCGAGGAGGCGGTCACCGCGGCGGCCGACATCGGCTATCCGCTCATGCTCAAGGCGACCGCAGGCGGCGGTGGTCGCGGCATCCGCGTCATCACCAACGACGAGGACCTGCGCGACGCGTACGCCCGCACCCGCGACGAGGCCGCCCGCGCCTTCGGCAGCGGTGTGGTCTTCCTCGAACGTCTGGTGACCGGCGCTCGTCACGTCGAGGTCCAGGTGATCGCCGACGGCCAGGGCACCGCGTGGGCGCTCGGCGTGCGCGACTGCTCGGTGCAGCGTCGCAACCAGAAGATCATCGAGGAGTCGGCGTCGCCTGTGCTGTCGCCCGAGCAGGTCGCCGAGCTCAAGGCCTCGGCCGAGCGACTCGCCGTAGCCGTCGGGTACTGCGGTGCGGCGACGGTGGAATTCCTCTATCACCCCGGTGAGAAGCTGTTCGCCTTCCTCGAGGTCAACACCCGACTGCAGGTCGAGCACCCGATCACCGAGACCACCACCGGCTTCGATCTCGTCCGGGCGCAATTGCACGTCGCCTCCGGCAACAAGCTGGAGGGGGAGCCGCCCGCCGAGCGTGGTCACGCGATCGAGGCGCGGCTCAACGCCGAGGATCCCGACCGCGACTTCGCGCCCGCGCCGGGCCGGATCGCGCGCCTCGAACTGCCGGCGGGCCCGGGCATCCGCGTCGACACCGGTGTGAGCGCCGGAGACACCATCCCCGCCGATTTCGACTCCATGATCGCCAAGATCATCGCGTACGGCCGCGACCGCGACGAGGCCCTCGGCCGACTGCGCCGGGCGATGACCGAGACCCGCGTCATCATCGAGGGCGGCGCCACCAACAAGAGCTTCGTCCTCGAGCTGCTGAATCAGCCCGAGGTGATCGACGGCAGCGCCGACACCGGCTGGATCGACCGCGTGCGCGCCGAGGGCGGCCTCGTCGCTCATCGGCATTCGGCGATCGCGCTGGCAGCGGCCGCGATCGACGCCTACGAGGAAGAGGAACTTGTCGAGCGCCGTCGCCTGCTGTCGACGGCCTCGGGTGGTCGCCCGCAGGTGCAGCACGACAGCGGCCGACCGTTGGATCTGAAACTGCGCGGGGCGACCTACCGGGTGCGCGTGGCACGGATCGGTGCGCACCGATTCCGCGTCGGCATCGAATCCGGCGACCAGACCTACAGCGCCGACGTCGACCTGGAACGGTTCGACGAGCACGCCGCGCAACTGGTCATCAACCACGTTCGCTATCGCTTGATCACCGACACCCACGGCCCGGTGCACCTCGTCGACGTCGACGGCGTGACCCACCGCGTCAGCCGCGACGAGGGCGGCGTGGTGCGTTCGCCCGCTCCCGCGCTGGTCGTTGCGACGCCGCTGGAGGTCGGTGACGAGGTCGAGGCCGGCGCCCCGGTGCTGGTGCTCGAGAGCATGAAGATGGAGACGGTGCTGCGGGCGCCGGTCCGTTCGCGGCTCAAGGAGTGTGTCGTCTCCGTCGGCACCCAGGTCGAGACCGGCGCGGCGTTGATGCGCCTGGAACCCCTCGCCGACGACGATGACGCGGATGCGGCCGAGGAGGCCACCGAGGGCGTCGAACTCGAGTTGCCGTCGATGCCCACCGACATCGAGCCGCACGAACGCTCGACCCGCACCCTCGAAGACCTGCGCAGCCAACTACTCGGCTACGACGTCGATCCGCACGATCGGACGCGGCTGCTCGACGACTATCTGGCGGTCCGGCACGCGGTCATCGAGTCCGGTCGCCGGCCGCTGTCCGACGAGCTCGAACTGATCACCGTGTTCGCCGATCTCGCCGAGCTGAGCCAGAACCGTCCGTCCGAGGACCAGATGGGCGTCGAGCATGTCCACAGCGCGCGTGAGAACTTCCACACCTATCTGCAGAGCCTCGACGTCGAACGCGACGGACTCCCGCAGTCGTTCCACGATCAGCTGAGCCGGGCGCTCGCGCACTACGGGGTCACCGATCTCGACCGGACCCCCGAACTCGAGGCCGCGGTGTTCCGCGTGTTCCTGGCCCTGCAGAATCCGTCGGACTCGGTCACCTCGGTCTCGACCCTGTTGCGCGAGTGGCTCGGCGAGCCCACCCCGCGCGAGGAACTGCAGGACCGCGTCGGGGTTGCCCTCGACAAGCTCGTCTCCGCGACGCAGCTGCGTTTCCCGGCGATCGCCGACCTCGCCCGCGGCGTCGTCTACTCCTGGTACGGCCAGCCGCTGCTGCGTCGCAACCGGGCCCGGGTGTACGGGGAGCTGCGCGAACACCTGCGTTACCTCGACGCCAATCCCGAGGCCGCCGACCGTGACGAGCACATCGCCGACATGGTCCGCTCCACCGAGCCGCTCGTCCGTCTGCTCGGCCAGCGGATGGTGCGCGGGATCGCCGACAACACGGTCATGCTCGAGGTGCTGACCCGCCGCTATTACGGCAACAAGGGACTGCGCGACGTCCGTGTGCAGGAGTTCGGCGGTGCGAGCTTCGTCATCGCCGAGCGCAATGGCCTGAGCCTGGTCTCGGCCGCGGTCCGGTTCGACGAACTCGACACGGTCCTCGGTGGTCTCGCCGAGATGGCGCGCGGGGTGGCCTCGGTCGACGCCGACGTCTACCTCTCGTGGGAGGAGCAGCCCGGCGATTTCGATGCCATGGCCGATGCATTGCACGAGCGCATCTCCGCGGCCTCACTGCCGCAGCAGGTGCACCGGCTCACCATCGCGGTGGCCGGCAGCAACGAGGCACTCATGCATCACCACTTCACGTTCCGGCCGTCGTCGACGGGCATGGTCGAGGAGCGTCTCATCCGCGGGCTGCACCCGTACATCGCCCAGCGGATGCAGATGGAGCGGCTGCGCAAGTTCGACCTCACTCGTCTGCCGTCGGCGGACGACGAAGAGGTCTACCTGTTCCACTGTGTGGCCAAGGAGAATCCGTCCGACGAGCGGCTCATCGCCTTCGCCCAGGTGCGCGACCTCACCGCGCTGCGCGAGACCGACGGCAAACTGCTGACGCTGCCCCGTGCCGAGAGCATCCTCTCGTCGTGCGTCGACTCGATCCGCCGTGCGCAACGCCGGTCCAACCTGACCTCGACCACCAACCGCATCGTCATGTACGTCTGGCCGCCGATCGACGGTGCCCGCGACAACCTGCAGACCATCGCCGACCACATCCGCGGCACCGCCGCCGGGGTGGGACTCGAAGAGGTCCTGCTGATCGCGCGCCAGCGTGATCGCGAGACCGGCGAGCTGACGAAGGTCGCTGTCCGGTTCGCGGTGAACGCCGCAGGCGGCTTCGACGTGATCGTCGGTGAGCTGTCCGATGAGCCGATCGAACCGGTCGACGCGTTCCGGCAGAAGGTGTTGCGCGCTGCGCGCCGCAACACCGTCTACCCCTACGAGCTGGTGGGATTACTCGGGTCCTTCGACGAGTACGACCTCGACGACGAGCAACGACTGGTGCCGGTGGACCGGCCCAGGGGCCGCAACTCCGCGGCGATCGTTGCCGGCGTGATCACCACGCCCACCGACAAGTACCCGCAGGGCGTGACCCGGGTGGTGCTGCTCGGTGATCCGACGAAATCGCTCGGTGCCCTCTCCGAACCGGAGTGCGCCCGGGTCATCGCGGCCCTGGACCTCGCCGAGTCGATGCAGGTGCCGCTCGAGTGGTACGCGTTGTCCTCGGGTGCCCGGATCTCGATGGACTCAGGTACCGAGAACATGGACTGGGTCGCTCGAGCGCTCAAGCGGGTCGTCGAGTTCACCCAGGCGGGCGGCGAGATCAACATCGTGGTCGCCGGCATCAACGTCGGTGCGCAGCCGTACTGGAATGCCGAGTCGACGATGCTGATGCACACCAAGGGCATCCTGGTGATGACCCCGGATTCGGCGATGGTGTTGACCGGCAAGCAGTCCCTGGACTTTTCCGGCGGCGTGTCGGCGGAGGACAACTTCGGTATCGGCGGTTACGACCGGGTGATGGGCCCCAACGGCCAGGCTCAGTACTGGGCGCCCAATCTCGTCTCGGCGCGCGATGTGCTGATGTCGCACTACGACCACACCTACATCGTTCCCGGCGAGCAGACGCCGCGGCGTGCCGAATCCTCCGATCCGGTCGCCCGCGACATCTCCGATTACCCACATGTGTTGTCCGGCAGCGACTTCACCACGGTTGGGCAGATCTTCTCGTCCGCCCACAACCCGGATCGCAAGAAGCCCTTCGACATTCGGACCGTGATGCGGGCCGTCGCCGACCAGGATCAGGCCGTCCTCGAGCGGTGGGCGGGGATGGCCGACGCCGAGACCGCCGTGGTCTGCGACGTCCATCTCGGCGGAATCCCGGTGTGCCTGTTGGGTATCGAGTCCCGCGAGGTGCAGCGCCGCGGCTACAAGCCGACCGATGGGCCTGACACCTACACCGCGGGCACGTTGTTCCCGCAGTCGTCGAAGAAGGCGGCGCGGGCGATCAACGTGGCCAGCGGCAACCGTCCGCTGGTGGTGTTGGCCAACCTCTCCGGCTTCGACGGATCGCCGGAATCGATGCGCAAACTGCAGTTGGAATACGGTGCCGAGATCGGTCGGGCGATCGTCAACTTCCGTGGGCCGATCGTCTTCTGCGTCATCTCGCGCTACCACGGCGGCGCGTTCGTGGTGTTCTCGAAGGCGTTGAACCCCAACATGACCGTGCTCGCGATCGACGGTTCGTTCGCGTCGGTGCTCGGTGGTGCGCCCGCGGCCGCGGTCGTGTTCGCCGGTGAGGTCGGCAAGCGTACGGCCGCCGATGCGCGGGTTCGTGAGGTGGAGGCACGCCTCGCGCATGCCTCCGGTGCCGACCGTCCGGCGATCAACGCCGAACTCGCCGACATCCGTCAGTCGGTGCGTGCGGAGAAGATCAGCGAACTCGCGGCCGAGTTCGACTCGGTGCACAGCATCCGTCGTGCCGTCGAGGTCGGTTCGGTCGACGCGGTGATCGACGCCGCGGAACTGCGTCCGCGCATCATCGCCGCCATCGAGAGCAACCCCGTCTGGGCCGGTGCAGGAGCTCGCATGGCGACCTCCTGA
- a CDS encoding ArsR/SmtB family transcription factor: MGHGVQGRSTPAAELDAAAAATVAETLQALASPNRLMILTRLRKGPCAVTELAEAVNMEQPAVSHQLRLLRALGLVVGERQGRSVVYSLYDSHVAALLDEAVYHIEHLHLGDRGSRDLT, encoded by the coding sequence ATGGGACACGGAGTCCAGGGCCGATCGACCCCTGCGGCCGAACTCGACGCCGCTGCGGCGGCAACGGTCGCCGAGACGTTGCAGGCCCTGGCATCCCCGAATCGGCTGATGATCTTGACGCGGCTGCGCAAGGGACCCTGTGCGGTGACCGAACTCGCCGAAGCGGTCAACATGGAACAGCCCGCCGTGTCGCATCAGCTGCGCCTGCTCCGCGCGCTGGGGCTCGTGGTGGGTGAGCGTCAGGGTCGCAGCGTGGTCTACAGCCTCTATGACTCCCATGTCGCCGCACTCCTCGACGAGGCGGTCTATCACATCGAGCATCTGCATCTCGGTGACCGCGGATCGCGCGATCTCACATAA
- a CDS encoding alkaline phosphatase D family protein, whose translation MALLLGPILRHVDATTASVWVQTDGPGEVEVLGSRASTFEVAGFHYALVRVTGLTPDTTVAYEVIQDGATVWPEPGSAFPPSVIRTRGPNTTGRLRVIFGSCGYPRTGVADLDDKLGVDALDAYATAMATRPTPEWPDVLILLGDQVYADELTPQARAHLAGRRQGSVRSKRPADEVVSYSEYEGLYRHTWGDPEIRWILSTVPTAMIFDDHDIRDDWNTSATWRAQMNDLPWWRDRIRSGLAAYWVYQHLGNLSPTELDANPDCRRIVNSDTDIWPLLVDLADRADADTAEDKGLRFSYRWDLGRNRLIMIDSRNGRVLTGDTRKMLSDNEFAWLSDQATDASGEIDHLILGSSLPWLLPPAVADLQSIDEALAARPGLRGRLGEKIRQAADFEHWPAFFESFVTLSALITGLARDGRLASITVLSGDVHHSYAARAEVPVTDVAATEATPVYQLVCSPVHNHVPAYVRPVFRFGWSRGFARVTRAWARRLGVPEPPLRWSDECGPLFGNTIATLTTGGRTATVTFSQPDGDGTLSDVAVLRLTD comes from the coding sequence ATGGCATTGCTCCTCGGCCCGATCCTGCGGCATGTCGACGCAACGACGGCGTCGGTGTGGGTGCAGACCGATGGTCCCGGCGAGGTCGAGGTCCTGGGGTCCCGCGCATCGACCTTCGAGGTGGCGGGCTTTCATTACGCGCTGGTCCGCGTGACCGGCCTGACCCCCGACACCACCGTCGCCTACGAGGTCATCCAGGACGGCGCCACCGTGTGGCCCGAGCCCGGATCGGCGTTTCCGCCCAGCGTCATTCGGACCCGCGGGCCCAACACCACCGGTCGGCTCCGGGTGATCTTCGGGTCGTGCGGCTATCCACGGACCGGCGTCGCCGACCTCGACGACAAACTCGGTGTCGACGCGCTCGACGCCTATGCCACCGCGATGGCCACCCGGCCCACCCCGGAGTGGCCCGACGTGCTGATCCTCCTCGGCGACCAGGTCTACGCCGACGAACTGACCCCGCAGGCACGCGCGCATCTCGCGGGTCGGCGTCAGGGATCGGTGCGCAGCAAACGCCCGGCGGACGAGGTGGTCAGCTACTCCGAGTACGAGGGCCTGTACCGGCACACCTGGGGCGACCCGGAGATCCGCTGGATTCTCTCGACCGTGCCCACCGCCATGATTTTCGACGATCACGACATCCGCGACGACTGGAACACCTCGGCCACGTGGCGGGCACAAATGAACGACCTCCCGTGGTGGCGCGATCGCATCCGTTCGGGCCTCGCCGCGTACTGGGTGTACCAGCATCTGGGTAACCTGTCCCCCACCGAACTCGACGCCAACCCGGACTGCCGACGAATCGTCAACTCCGACACCGATATCTGGCCGCTTCTCGTCGATCTCGCCGACCGTGCCGACGCCGACACCGCCGAGGACAAGGGCCTGCGCTTCAGCTATCGCTGGGATCTCGGTCGCAACCGCCTGATCATGATCGATTCACGCAACGGCCGTGTCCTGACCGGCGACACCCGAAAGATGCTCAGTGACAACGAATTCGCGTGGCTCTCCGATCAGGCCACCGACGCGTCCGGCGAGATCGACCATCTCATCCTGGGATCGTCGCTGCCGTGGTTGCTGCCACCGGCGGTCGCCGATCTGCAATCCATCGACGAGGCGCTCGCCGCCCGGCCGGGACTTCGGGGTCGGCTGGGCGAAAAGATCCGGCAGGCAGCCGATTTCGAGCATTGGCCGGCGTTCTTCGAGTCCTTCGTCACCCTCAGCGCCCTGATCACCGGACTTGCTCGCGACGGACGACTCGCATCGATCACGGTGCTCTCCGGCGATGTACACCACAGCTACGCGGCACGCGCCGAGGTGCCGGTCACCGATGTGGCCGCCACCGAGGCGACGCCGGTGTATCAGCTCGTGTGCTCACCGGTCCACAATCATGTTCCGGCATACGTGCGTCCGGTGTTCCGGTTCGGGTGGTCGCGCGGGTTCGCACGCGTCACCCGCGCCTGGGCACGACGACTCGGAGTACCCGAGCCGCCGCTGCGCTGGAGCGACGAATGCGGTCCGTTGTTCGGCAACACGATCGCGACCCTGACCACCGGCGGCCGGACAGCGACCGTCACCTTCTCCCAACCCGATGGCGACGGAACGCTGTCCGACGTCGCCGTCCTGCGCCTGACCGATTGA